The stretch of DNA CTGAGCGCCTTCAAACCACTTCAGCTTCTCACGCAACTGCACCACTTCTCCCACAATCACCAGTGTCGGCGCATGAACCTCATGTTCCGCCACCATGCGTGGCAGGTCAGCCAGGGTGCCGGTAAACACCCGCTGGTTGGACGTGGTGCCCTGCTGGATCAACGCCGCCGGCGTATCCGCCGAACGACCATGCTTGATCAGCTGTTCGCAGATGATCGGCAACCCGATCAAGCCCATGTAGAACACCAGGGTCTGCGAAGGGCCCACCAGGTCACTCCACGGCAGGTCCGAAGTCCCGTCCTTCAAGTGCCCGGTAATGAAGCGAACCGATTGCGCATAGTCGCGGTGGGTCAGCGGAATACCGGCATACGCCGCGCAACCACTGGCCGCGGTAATACCCGGCACCACCTGGAACGGGATGCCATGGGCCGCCAATTCTTCGATCTCTTCACCGCCACGCCCAAAGATGAACGGATCGCCACCCTTGAGCCGCAGCACGCGCTTGCCTTGCCTGGCCAGGTCCACCAGTTGCTGGTTGATCTGGTCCTGCGGCACCGCATGGTCGGCGCGACGCTTGCCGACATACACCCGCTCGGCATCGCGACGGCACAGCTCAAGAATCGCCGGCGCCACCAGGCGGTCGTAGAGCACCACGTCGGCCTGTTGCATCAAGCGCAAGGCGCGGAATGTCAGCAGGTCCGGATCACCCGGGCCTGCGCCCACCAGGTAGACTTCGCCCGGTGCGTGCGGCGGTGCGCCGTTGATTTTCTCCACCAGCAAACGTTCGGCTTCATCACCCTGCCCGGCCAGTTGCCGATCAGCAATCGGACCCTGGAAGACATCTTCCCAGAACGCGCGACGTTGCTGCACATCCGGGAACAAGCCTTTGACCTGGCTGCGAAACCGCGCCGCCAGCCCGGCCAACTGGCCGTAAGTCGACGGAATCCAGGTTTCCAGCTTGGCCCGGATCAGCCGTGCCAGCACCGGCGCATCGCCGCCGCTGGACACTGCGATCACCAACGGCGAACGGTCGACAATCGCCGGGAAGATCACGCTGCACAAGGCCGGCGCATCCACCACATTGACCGGTACGCAACGACGCCGGGCATCGCTGGACACTTGCGCGTTCAGCGGCTCGTCGTCGGTTGCCGCGATGATCAGGGTGCAACCGTCGAGGTCGGCCTCCTGATAACCACGCAAAATCAGTTCACCGCCACTGCCCTGCACCAGTTCACGCAACTGGTCTTCAATCTGGGGAGCAACCACCCGCAACAACGCGCCGGCGTCGGCCAGCAGCCGGGATTTGCGCAAGGCAATCTCCCCGCCACCGACGACCAACACACGACTGCCGCGCAGGTTATGAAACAGCGGCAGAAATTCCATTTAGCCGATGACCTCAACGCCCGCCATGTACGGCTTGAGCACTTCAGGCACGCGGATCGAACCGTCAGCCTGCTGGTAGTTTTCCAGCACGGCCACCAGGGTACGGCCTACTGCCAGGCCCGAACCGTTGAGGGTGTGGACCAGCTCGGGCTTGCCGGTTTCCGGGTTACGGAAACGCGCCTGCATGCGACGGGCCTGGAAATCACCGCAGTTGGAGCACGACGAAATCTCGCGGTATTTGTCCTGGCTCGGCACCCACACTTCCAGGTCGTAAGTCTTCACGGCACTGAAACCCATGTCGCCGGTGCACAGCGCCAGAACGCGGTACGGCAGCTCCAGCAGTTGCAGGACGCGTTCGGCGTTGGCGGTCAGGCCTTCCAGCGCTTCCATGGAAGTCGACGGCTCGACAACCTGCACCATCTCGACCTTGTCGAACTGGTGCTGGCGAATCATGCCGCGGGTGTCGCGGCCCGATGCACCGGCTTCGCTGCGAAAGCACGGCGAGTGGGCGACAAACTTGATCGGCAGCTGCTTGGCGTCGAGGATTTCCCCGGCCACGATATTGGTCAGCGACACTTCGGCGGTCGGGATCAGGTACAAGTCGGCTTCGCCGTCGCGGCTGATCTTGAACAGGTCTTCCTCGAATTTCGGCAGCTGGCTGGTGCCCATCAGCGCCGGAGCCTGGACCAGATACGGGGTGTAAGCCTCTTCGTAGCCGTGCTCGCCGGTGTGCAGGTTGATCATGAACTGCGCCAGGGCGCGGTGCATGCGTGCAATCGGGCCACGCAGCAAGGCAAAGCGCGCGCCGGACATTTTGGCCGCCGTTTCGAAGTCCAGGCCACCGGTCAGTTCGCCCAGGGCGACGTGGTCCTTGATCTCGAAATCGAAGGCTTTTGGCGTGCCCCAGCGACGGACTTCGACGTTGCCGTCTTCGTCTTCGCCGATCGGCACGGATTCGTGCGGCAGGTTCGGGATGCCCAGCAGGATCGAGTCCAGTTCGGTCTGGATAACGTCCAGCTCGACTTTGCCGGAAGCCAACTCGCCAGCCATACGCTCGACGTCCGCCATCAACGGCGCGATGTCTTCGCCGCGCTGCTTGGCCTGACCGATGGATTTGGAACGCGCATTACGCTCAGCCTGCAGTGCTTCGGTGCGGGTCTGGACGGTCTTGCGCTGTTCTTCCAGCGCTTCGATGCGCGCAACATCCAAGGCAAAGCCACGGGATGCCAGGCGGTCCGCTACGTCCTGAAGGTTGCTACGTAACAGTTTGGAATCGAGCATGTCGGTCTCTCGTTTATCAAAGTTTGGTCAAGGACAGGCCAGCCCAGGTGGCGAGCAGCCCGCCGAACACGCTGACGGCCAGGTACCCGAAGGCGACCGGTGCCTGCCCGCTTTCCAGCAGGCGTAGCGTGTCCAGTGAAAAGGATGAAAAGGTCGTCAGACCGCCTACAAAACCGACAATCAAGCCGGCACGAATCTCAATCGGCACTTCCGGGCGAAGCAGAAACCACCCGTACAACAAGCCGATGATCAAACAGCCCACCAGGTTGACCGCCAGGGTCGCCGCATAAAAATGCTTCGGCCAATTGGCGCTGACCCAGGTGCTGGTGGCGAAACGCAATAATGTACCAGCGATGCCGGCCACGGACACGGCAAGAATCGTTCTGAGCACTACTTTCTCCGCTGTTTCGGACTGAGCCGGTCAAGTTGGGCAAGGTGATTGAGCTTTTCGCCGATCTTCAGCTCCAGGCCGCGGGGCACCGGCTGGTAAAACGGCTGCGGCTCAAGGTCATCCGGGAAGTAATCTTCGCCAGCCGCATAGGCGTCCGGTTCATCGTGGGCGTAGCGGTACTCATCGCCGTAGCCGAGTTGCTTCATCAGCTTGGTCGGCGCATTGCGCAGGTGCAGCGGCACTTCCAGGGAACCATGCTCGGCGGCAGCACGCAGGGCGGACTTGAAGCCCATGTACACCGCGTTGCTCTTCGGTGCGCAGGCCAGATAGGTGATGGCCTGCGCCACCGCCAACTCGCCTTCCGGGCTGCCCAGGCGTTCCTGCACTTCCCAGGCGGCCAGGCACAGGCTCAGCGCGCGCGGGTCGGCATTGCCGATGTCTTCGCTGGCCATGCGCACCACGCGCCGGGCGAGGTACAACGGGTCGCAACCGCCGTCGATCATCCGCGCAAACCAGTACAGCGCGCCGTCGGGGTTTGAGCCGCGCACAGACTTGTGCAGCGCGGAAATCTGGTCGTAGAACGCTTCGCCGCCCTTGTCGAAACGCCGGCGGGTGTCGCCCAACAGGCTCTGCAGCAAGTCGACGCCGATTTCGCTGCCATCCTCGGCCAGGTCGGAAGCGTTCTCCAGCAGATTGAGAAAACGTCGACCGTCGCCATCCGCAGCAGTCAGCAGGATCTTGAAGCCTTCCTCACTGACACTCAACTGGCGCTTGCCCAGGCCCTTGTCTTCGTTCAGCGCACGCTGCAAGAGCTTCTGCATCGCGGCTTCGTCGAGGCTCTTGAGCACATAGACACGCGCCCGGGACAGCAAGGCATTGTTCAGTTCAAAAGACGGGTTTTCGGTGGTGGCACCAATAAAGATCAGCGTGCCGTCTTCGACATACGGCAAGAACGCATCCTGCTGCGACTTGTTGAAGCGATGCACTTCGTCGACGAACAGGATGGTGCGCTTGCCGTACTGCCCGGCCTGCTGCTTGGCGACTTCCACCGCCTGGCGGATCTCCTTGACCCCGGCCAGCACCGCCGAGACCGTCTCGAAGTGTGCATCCGAGACTTTTGCCAGGAGCCGCGCCAGGGTGGTTTTACCCACGCCCGGCGGCCCCCAGAAAATCATCGAGTGCAGCGCACCCTGCTCAAGGGCCTCGCGCAAAGGCTTGCCGCGGGCGAGCAGGTGTTCCTGCCCGACGTACTCGTCCAGGTTGGTCGAGCGCAGGCGCGCCGCCAGAGGCTGAGCAATCGGGTCACTTCGAAACAGGTCCATGGGCAGCGTTTGAAACCTCTGGGCAGTTTATTCCTGGATCACGTCGGCACCCTTCGGGATGTCGAACTTGAACTTGGATGCCGGTACCGGCTGGTTGGCCTTGACCCCGGAGAACAGGATATCGGTGCGCTGGCCGACGCTGTCAACCAGGCGCATGTTGTTGATCACGCCGTTGCCAAACGACAGGGACAGCGTGTCAAAGAGCGTGTCCTTGGATTTCGGCTTAAGGGTGAATTCAATCACGTTGCTGGTCTGCTTGGAGGTAATGTCGAAGCTGTCGTTGATCTTCGACACATCGCCCGACAGCAACAGCGCTGGCGTCTGGTTCAGGCGCGGGTCGAGCTTCTTGATGGTCGCCTGCTCCAGGTCCGGGTCCCACAGGGTGACTTTTTGGCCGTCAGAGACGATGGTCTGCTCGGCCTTGCCTTCTGTGTGCCAGTAGAACAGCCCTGGGCGCTGCACAGCCATCTCGCCGGCGGTTTCCTGCAACTGGGTGCCACCGGCATCCAGCGTGAGCTGGGAGAAGCGCGCGGTCAGGGTCTGGGATTTGTCCAACAGGTTTTTCAGGCTGGCGACGGAAGCCGGGTCAGCATGAGCCGAAACAGCAGTCAGGGCCAATGCAGGCAACAACAGCATGCGGATAAGACGCATGGGAGTCCTCTTAGATTCGGTTGCAAGGCGTGCCGCGTGTTGCCACGCGGCACGTAATCAGTCACGCATCTGCGCTGGCGCAATCACTTCGCGCGAGCCGTTGGTGTTCATCGAGGTGACCACGCCGGCCATTTCCATGGCTTCGATCATGCGGGCAGCGCGGTTGTAGCCAATCTTCAGCTTGCGCTGTACGGCGGAGATCGAGGCGCGGCGGCTTTCAAGCACGAACTGCACCGCTTCGTCGTAGAGCGCATCGGTCTCGGCATCATCGTCGCCACCGCCGCTGCCACCGTCGAAGCCGCTGCCGGCCTCTTCGACGCCGGCGAGGATGTCGTCGTTGTATTCCGGGGCGCCACGCAGTTTCCAGGCTTCCACCACACGGTGCACCTCATCGTCGGAGACGAACGCGCCGTGGACACGGATCGGCAAACTGGTGCCCGGCGGCATGTAGAGCATGTCACCGTGGCCCAGCAGTTGCTCGGCGCCGCCCTGGTCGATGATGGTCCGGGAATCGATCTTGCTCGACACCTGGAACGCCATGCGGGTCGGGATGTTGGCCTTGATCAGGCCGGTGATCACGTCCACCGACGGACGCTGGGTCGCGAGGATCAAGTGGATCCCAGCGGCCCGCGCCTTCTGGGCGATACGGGCGATCAGCTCTTCGACCTTCTTGCCGACGATCATCATCATGTCGGCAAATTCGTCGACCACCACCACGATGGTCGGCAATTTGGTCAACAGCGGCGCTTCGTCGTGGATGCTTTCGCGCTTGTACAACGGGTCGGTCAGCGGCGTGCCGGCGTCCTGGGCTTCCTTGACCTTGGCGTTGAAGCCCGACAGGTTACGCACACCCATCTTCGCCATCAGCTTGTAGCGCCGTTCCATCTCGGCAACGCTCCAGCGCAGGGCGTTCGCCGCATCCTTCATGTCGGTCACCACCGGGCACAACAGGTGTGGAATGCCTTCGTAGATCGACAGCTCAAGCATTTTCGGGTCGATCATGATCAGCTTGGCGTCATCCGGGCCCGACTTGAACAGGATCGACAGGATCATCGCGTTCACACCCACCGACTTACCGGAACCGGTGGTACCGGCGACCAGCAAGTGAGGCATTTTCGCCAGGTCGGTGATCACCGGCTTGCCGCCGATGTCGTGGCCCAGGGCCAGGGTGACCGGCGACTTGAAGTTGTCGTACTCCGGGGTCGACAGCACTTCGGAGAAGCGCACGATCTGCCGGTCTTCGTTGGGAATCTCGATACCGACGGTGGTCTTGCCCGGAATCACTTCCACCACCCGCACGCTGGTCACGGCCAGCGAACGCGCCAGATCCTTGGCCAGGTTGGAAATGCGGCTGACCTTGACGCCGGCAGCCGGCTGGATTTCGTAGCGGGTAATCACCGGGCCCGGGTGGATCGAATCCACCGAGACTTCGACGCCGAATTCCTTGAGCTTGATTTCCAGCAGGTGGCCGACGGCCGCCAGGGATTCAGGGGAATAATTGAGCTGTTTCTTTTCCGCAGGATCAAGAATCGAGATCGGCGGCAAGGTGCCTTCCACGGCGCTGTCGACAAACAACGGCGCCTGTTTCTCTTTCTGCACGCGGTGGCTCGGCTCGGGGGCCTTCGGCGGCGCAGGGGCAATCACCGGCGGCACTTGCTTCTCGCGGTCCGACATGTGCTTGGTCAGGGCCTGCTCACGTTCGATCAGGCGTTCCTTGACCTTGGCCTGCTCACGCCGGTCCGGCGTGCTCGGGGCTACCACCTCGTTGACGCGGGTATCCACCTCGCGCAGTTGCGCAACCATGCGTTTGCGGTCCACCCGGGCCGACCACCAGCGATTGGCCGCGCCCTGGAACAGTTCGAGCAGGTCGAGGGTGATCTTGCCGGTCACGTCCATGACCTTGAACCAGGACAGGTCGGTAAACACGGTGAGGCCGAACAGGAACAGCGCAATAAACATCAGGGTGCTGCCCTGGATGTTCAGGGTCCTGCGGGCCAGATCGCCGAGGCTTTCGCCCAGAGCGCCGCCGGCACCGGCCGGCAGACCGGTAGGTGCATGGAAATGGATATGGGCCAGGGCCGCGCCGGACAACACCAGGAACACCAGGCCGATCAGGCGCCAGGAGAACAGCCAGCCGCTCCATTGCCACGGCTCGTGACGCTGGCGGAAGATCTGCCAGGTCTTGATGGCCAGCAGCAACGGGAAGATGTAAGCGAAGTAACCCAGCACCATGAACAGGATGTCGGCGCTGTAGGAACCGGCCGGACCACCGAAGTTCTGCACGTCTTCGATCTTGCTGTTGTGGCTCCAGCCTGGATCGTCCTTGCCATAGGTGAGCAAGGCCATCATCAGGAACAGGCACAGCGCGCCGATGGCGATCAGTGCACCTTCCTTGAGTCGGTAGTGCAGGTGCTGGCGCCAGGCGGGCACGACTGCGGCTTTAGGTGTTGCGGCGGATTTCTTCAAAACGGGTCTTTTCCTGCGCCTTTAGCGCGTCCATCTGTTGAATGACT from Pseudomonas sp. NC02 encodes:
- the cysG gene encoding siroheme synthase CysG — encoded protein: MEFLPLFHNLRGSRVLVVGGGEIALRKSRLLADAGALLRVVAPQIEDQLRELVQGSGGELILRGYQEADLDGCTLIIAATDDEPLNAQVSSDARRRCVPVNVVDAPALCSVIFPAIVDRSPLVIAVSSGGDAPVLARLIRAKLETWIPSTYGQLAGLAARFRSQVKGLFPDVQQRRAFWEDVFQGPIADRQLAGQGDEAERLLVEKINGAPPHAPGEVYLVGAGPGDPDLLTFRALRLMQQADVVLYDRLVAPAILELCRRDAERVYVGKRRADHAVPQDQINQQLVDLARQGKRVLRLKGGDPFIFGRGGEEIEELAAHGIPFQVVPGITAASGCAAYAGIPLTHRDYAQSVRFITGHLKDGTSDLPWSDLVGPSQTLVFYMGLIGLPIICEQLIKHGRSADTPAALIQQGTTSNQRVFTGTLADLPRMVAEHEVHAPTLVIVGEVVQLREKLKWFEGAQSQV
- the ftsK gene encoding DNA translocase FtsK, which encodes MKKSAATPKAAVVPAWRQHLHYRLKEGALIAIGALCLFLMMALLTYGKDDPGWSHNSKIEDVQNFGGPAGSYSADILFMVLGYFAYIFPLLLAIKTWQIFRQRHEPWQWSGWLFSWRLIGLVFLVLSGAALAHIHFHAPTGLPAGAGGALGESLGDLARRTLNIQGSTLMFIALFLFGLTVFTDLSWFKVMDVTGKITLDLLELFQGAANRWWSARVDRKRMVAQLREVDTRVNEVVAPSTPDRREQAKVKERLIEREQALTKHMSDREKQVPPVIAPAPPKAPEPSHRVQKEKQAPLFVDSAVEGTLPPISILDPAEKKQLNYSPESLAAVGHLLEIKLKEFGVEVSVDSIHPGPVITRYEIQPAAGVKVSRISNLAKDLARSLAVTSVRVVEVIPGKTTVGIEIPNEDRQIVRFSEVLSTPEYDNFKSPVTLALGHDIGGKPVITDLAKMPHLLVAGTTGSGKSVGVNAMILSILFKSGPDDAKLIMIDPKMLELSIYEGIPHLLCPVVTDMKDAANALRWSVAEMERRYKLMAKMGVRNLSGFNAKVKEAQDAGTPLTDPLYKRESIHDEAPLLTKLPTIVVVVDEFADMMMIVGKKVEELIARIAQKARAAGIHLILATQRPSVDVITGLIKANIPTRMAFQVSSKIDSRTIIDQGGAEQLLGHGDMLYMPPGTSLPIRVHGAFVSDDEVHRVVEAWKLRGAPEYNDDILAGVEEAGSGFDGGSGGGDDDAETDALYDEAVQFVLESRRASISAVQRKLKIGYNRAARMIEAMEMAGVVTSMNTNGSREVIAPAQMRD
- the lolA gene encoding outer membrane lipoprotein chaperone LolA codes for the protein MRLIRMLLLPALALTAVSAHADPASVASLKNLLDKSQTLTARFSQLTLDAGGTQLQETAGEMAVQRPGLFYWHTEGKAEQTIVSDGQKVTLWDPDLEQATIKKLDPRLNQTPALLLSGDVSKINDSFDITSKQTSNVIEFTLKPKSKDTLFDTLSLSFGNGVINNMRLVDSVGQRTDILFSGVKANQPVPASKFKFDIPKGADVIQE
- the serS gene encoding serine--tRNA ligase, with protein sequence MLDSKLLRSNLQDVADRLASRGFALDVARIEALEEQRKTVQTRTEALQAERNARSKSIGQAKQRGEDIAPLMADVERMAGELASGKVELDVIQTELDSILLGIPNLPHESVPIGEDEDGNVEVRRWGTPKAFDFEIKDHVALGELTGGLDFETAAKMSGARFALLRGPIARMHRALAQFMINLHTGEHGYEEAYTPYLVQAPALMGTSQLPKFEEDLFKISRDGEADLYLIPTAEVSLTNIVAGEILDAKQLPIKFVAHSPCFRSEAGASGRDTRGMIRQHQFDKVEMVQVVEPSTSMEALEGLTANAERVLQLLELPYRVLALCTGDMGFSAVKTYDLEVWVPSQDKYREISSCSNCGDFQARRMQARFRNPETGKPELVHTLNGSGLAVGRTLVAVLENYQQADGSIRVPEVLKPYMAGVEVIG
- a CDS encoding replication-associated recombination protein A — encoded protein: MDLFRSDPIAQPLAARLRSTNLDEYVGQEHLLARGKPLREALEQGALHSMIFWGPPGVGKTTLARLLAKVSDAHFETVSAVLAGVKEIRQAVEVAKQQAGQYGKRTILFVDEVHRFNKSQQDAFLPYVEDGTLIFIGATTENPSFELNNALLSRARVYVLKSLDEAAMQKLLQRALNEDKGLGKRQLSVSEEGFKILLTAADGDGRRFLNLLENASDLAEDGSEIGVDLLQSLLGDTRRRFDKGGEAFYDQISALHKSVRGSNPDGALYWFARMIDGGCDPLYLARRVVRMASEDIGNADPRALSLCLAAWEVQERLGSPEGELAVAQAITYLACAPKSNAVYMGFKSALRAAAEHGSLEVPLHLRNAPTKLMKQLGYGDEYRYAHDEPDAYAAGEDYFPDDLEPQPFYQPVPRGLELKIGEKLNHLAQLDRLSPKQRRK
- the crcB gene encoding fluoride efflux transporter CrcB, with the protein product MLRTILAVSVAGIAGTLLRFATSTWVSANWPKHFYAATLAVNLVGCLIIGLLYGWFLLRPEVPIEIRAGLIVGFVGGLTTFSSFSLDTLRLLESGQAPVAFGYLAVSVFGGLLATWAGLSLTKL